CCGGATGCGGCCTCGATCGATAGATGAGATCATCGGGCAGGAGCATCTGGTTGGTGAAGGGAAAATAATCGCGAGAATGGTGAAGGCCAAGCAGCTTTCCTCGATGATTTTGTATGGACCTCCGGGAATTGGCAAAACATCGATTGCAAGCGCGATTGCCGGAAGCACGAAGTTTGCATTCCGGACGTTGAATGCCGTGACCAATAACAAAAAAGATATGGAGATCGTTGCAGCCGAGGCAAAAATGTCCGGCAAAGTGATTTTACTGCTCGATGAAGTTCATCGCCTCGATAAGGCCAAACAGGATTTCCTTTTGCCTTATCTGGAAAATGGCATGATTACCTTGATCGGTGCAACGACTAGCAATCCCTATCATGCCATCAATCCGGCCATCCGCAGCCGGTGTCAGATTTTTGAATTAAAATCGTTGGAAACCGTTGATATCATCAAAGCGTTGGAACGGGCACTGCATGATGAAGAGCGCGGGCTTGGTACATATAAAACGAATGTCGACCTTGAAGCCCTTACCCATTTCGCAACCGCTTCGAATGGTGATGTCCGCAGTGCGCTAAATGCTTTGGAGCTCGCCGTCATTTCGACCGAGCCTGATGAAGAAGGTACGATTCAGATCGATGTGCAGATTGCAGAGGAATGCATGCAGAAAAAGAGCTTTTCACATGACAAGGATGGTGATGCCCACTATGACGTCCTGTCAGCTTTCCAGAAATCGATTCGGGGCAGTGATGCGAATGCAGCCCTTCATTATTTGGGGCGCTTGGTCGAAGCCGGCGATCTTGTCAGCATTGCCCGCCGCATGGTGGTCATTGCCTACGAAGACATTGGCTTAGCCAATCCGCAGGCTGGCCCGAGGGCACTCGCTGCGGTCGAAGCTGCTGAACGGCTCGGGTTTCCGGAAGCCCGGATCCCGCTTGCCAACTCCGTGATCGAGTTATGCCTATCACCTAAATCGAACACGGCCATTACCGCGATTGATGCGGCTCTTTCCGACATTCGCAGCGGCCATAGCGGAGATGTACCCGATCATCTTAAGGATGCCCATTATAAAGGGGCCGCCGATCTCGGGCGCGGCATCAATTACCTTTATCCGCATGACTATGAGAATGGCTGGGTGAAGCAGCAATACTTACCGAATAAATTGCTTCGCAAAAAATATTACAAACCGAAAAAGAGCGGGAAATTTGAGCAAGCCCTGGCCACTGTTTATGAAAATATCGAGAAAAAGAAATAACTCCGGATCGCTTCAGACCGGAGTTATTACCATTATCGGTTTTGCCGACTGTCCGCGAGACTTCGTTAACAAGCGTTCCTGGCCTTCACATTCAATCAACAGAAAAAAAGAGGCACATCAACTATGTTTGCATACACAAAGAAAGGCACAACAACTCCATTTGGTTGCTGTGCCTGTTTGGTCTTTCTTGTTACTTATTGTTTTGAGATGATGCTTTGATTAAGTTCTCAAGCCATAACTGCTTGAATTGGTTTGAACGGACGCGTCTTTGACCCCTGCCTGAGCTTTCATCTGAGGAACTGCTTGATGAGCTCTCGCATGAGGAACTGCTTGACGAGCTCTCACATGAAGAACTGCTTGATGAGCTCTCGCATGAGGAACTGCTTGACGAGCTCTCGCATGAGGAACTGCTTGATGAGCTCTCGCATGAGGAACTGCTTGATGAGCTCTCGCATGAGGAACTGCTTGATGAGCTCTCGCATGAGGAACTGCTTGACGAGCTCTCGCATGAGGAACTGCTTGACGAGCTCTCGCATGAGGAACTGCTTGACGAGCTCTCGCAACAAGTTTCTTCTATCCGAACCGATAAAGCTACGAATTGGATATGTTCCGTTGTCACATAAAATAACTCTTCATTATGCACAACAACGATATATTCTTCAGCCACTTCAATCAGAATTCCTTCAACCCTTTCAGGGCCGCCTGCGCTAACGGATACCCAGTTGTGGATCAATCTTGAAAGAATGCCATTAAGTGAATCAATACCCTCATATAGGTCCTGAGGAGGCAATTCACGGCATGCAAATTCCACCACAATTACACTTTTGATATGGGAGATCGGGAATAAAACCAACCCTTCCCTTTCCGTGGAAAGCACCAAAAATTCTTCTTTCACATCGATAACCCGGCCAACTTTTGAAGTCGGGCCGCCGCCATTCACTTGAATGCAGCTATCCTGCAATGCTTCCAGCGCCCCTATAAAAGTTTCTGGATATACAAATCCTTTATCGTTGATCGGGCATAAATTAAGTGCCCTCTTCGCATTTTCGACCACGATCTTCAAATGCTCGATGGCGTAATAGACGAGGTGATTTTCTTCCGTTTGCAGAACGATATAATCACTCCGAACTTCTACAAGCCTGCCTTCTCTCGATTCAGGGCCGCCTTTATATACCCTCACAAATTTCCCCTTTAAAGCTTCAAGGTACGGTAAACTAACAGTCTCTGCCATTTTTCCTTTAGCCTCCAATAGTTATTTATACTTTAGTGATATCCGTACTGCATATATATGCGCCTTATTTCTATTACGGACTCTTCCAATCACCCATTTTGCAGTAAATCGTCGAACGCCCAGAAATACTATATGAAACTTCACTTTTTCCAGTCTATTCACAATTCTGAAAAGCGTTTTTCTTTTCACAAAAAAAACTCCGGATTTTTCCCCCGGAGTGTTGTTCCATCACCATGAATGATTCCTTCTTGAAGTCAGTTTTGAGTTTTCAGATTCTTTTTACGTCGCAATCAACCAATAGATATTCGAAGGTCAATCCGCCAGCCGGAGCCCGCTAATCATTTTTCCTTATCGTACGGAACCGCCAAACGGGCACTTTCCCTTTGCCCATGCTTAGTCACCGTCATAGACAGCTTGCCTGATTGCTTTCCAAGCTGCTTGATCGACACATTCTCCACTTTCCCTTTGGCGGTCGCCTTGGCCAAAACGGCTCCTTTGCCACCGTATACCTTGATTACATCGCCTTTCGTCACGCCGCTCACTTTGACGATATCGGCTTTTCCTTTATTATTGACCACCTTTACCTGGGCTTTTTTCAAAGGATCAGAGATTTCACCTTGGTAGGCCCGAGCCACAAGGACGCTTTCCCTCAATGGTGACTGTGTTGCCGAAACGTAGATATTCCCCGATTTCTTACCAAGCTGCTTCACCTTAACAGTCAATGACGTTCCTGCTGCGGTAGCTTTCCCTACCATTTTCCCCCTGCTTTTTTCGTCATACACTTTAATGATGGTCCCCTTTTTCATGCCGCTCAGCTTGATATCATCCGGCTTTCCAGTTTCATTTGACACGCTGATTTGGGCTGCCTTTACTGCAGGCGAGGTATCCGAAAGGGTAAACTGATAGGGAGCATCGATCGTATTCTCAGCGTTTTCCATGACCATGTAATAGCTCCCTTTTTTCAAGTATGGTGTGATGGCCGGCTTTTCACTCGTGTATAACTCACCATATTTCTTACCTGAACGATCTTGAATCACCGCATGCCAATTCGTCTCAGCTTGTTGTTTAACTGACATGACTACATGCCCATTTTGCGGAACGTTGAACTTGAATGCATCACGATCATCGGAAGTACTGATCACCCCTCTCCACGTCTCATTCAAGCGAATGGCATTGGCCGCCTCTAGCGTATCATTCGACTCTTGTTCAAAATGGTCATCCTTCGTGTACTTCACCGAAAACTGAAACGGAACCTTCGTAGCCGCCCCATTATCGCTAATCACGATATGATACGTCCCCTTTGGCAGTCCAACTTTCACTTCCTCGAAGCTCGAACTGCCATTTTGACTGCCCGTATAGACGTGAGTATAGTTGGTTCCTTTATCGTTCTGGATGGTACCCTCCCATGAAGCCTTGGCATTACGCTTGATCGATAACGTCACAACTCCAGCTTCCGGCAATACAGCTTTATAGACCTTCTTGTCCTTGCTGCTGGCTAAGGCTCCTTTATACATTGTATTGACTTGACCATTCAACGGGGCATGAGCCTCTGTGTTAACAGCCAGCGTTAGGAGGAGAATGACGATCCCAAGCCCCAATACACCTTGACTCAACTCTCTTATTCGCACCATCTCTTACCCCTTCACGATTAAAATGATAGTATAATATAACTAGTTACATACTCCTACACTACCACGATTAAGCCCTTTCTTACACACGAATAAAAAAAGCTCCAAAGAAAATTTGGAGCTTGACCGTTCACCCATGATTTTCTTTTAACCATCCGATTATTGATTTCCCCCTGCTTTCGCGGAGAGCTTCTGCTCCTTCCTTGACGATGACCTTGCCTTCCTTTATGATGATCACTTCATCCAGGATGTTCTCAATTTCCTCAATTTCATGAGTGGCCATGATTACCAATTGTTTATCTAAATCCACATAAGAAAGCAGGCTCCGGACAATCGACTCCCTGACCATGACATCGAGCCCTGAAAATGGTTCATCCAATAGCACGATAGGGGCTTCCCGGGACAGAGCGAGCAATAACTTAAGCTTTCCCCGATTTCCCTTGGACATCGCAACGACCTTCTTTTCGGCATCCAATTTCATGAATGCGAGCATTTCGATTGCCTTTTCCCGATTAAAATCGGCAAACTGCGATGCATGAAAATCGATATAACGACCTGCCGTAAAATTAGGATAGAAAAAATCAAGCTCAGTCAAATAAGACACCTCTGAAGCAATCCTCCTGTCAACTGCCACTCCATCCACCAGCACCTGACCCAATTCCGGTTTCACGAGACCGGCAACCAGCTTCAGCAACGTCGACTTACCGCTTCCATTGGCTCCTAACACCCCGTAGATCCTTCCCGCCTCAAAGGTGAGCGAAATATCTTCAAGGGCAGCAATGCTTCGATACTTTTTCGATACCTTGTGCAACTCAACCGTCATTTTTCATCCTCCTGTTTTTTCAGAAATTGCTGGACAGCCGCCACCATTTCTTGATTTGACATGCCAATGCCCTTCATGTTTTGAACGAATGTCTCTGTAATCTCCGCTTGAATCCTGGTCCGCAATGACGAAATCAAGGCGGAATCATTTTTCACGAACGTTCCCTGCCCCCTTCTTGTCTCCACGAATCCATCCCTCTCGATCTCCGCATACGTACGCTGGATGGTGTTCGGATTGACCCCCATTTCGACCGCCATTTCACGGACAGATGGCAGCTTTTCCCCGCCCTTCATATCACCGCGTGCAATCGAATGGCAAATTCGGTCGGCTACCTGTAAATAAATCGGTCTTGATGCATGAAAATCGGCTGACATACCTCACACCTCAATCTTTCTATCCAGCAGCCAACATGAAATGAGGAACAATATCACTAATCCGATCAATTCGAATCCGCTTGTCAACAGGGAAAGGCTGCCCCCTGTTTGGAAGGAAAACTCAAAGTGATCAAGAGACATGCTAAACGACGAATCACTTATGATCGGAACTGTCCATAATTCGTCCAGCTTCATGTACAAGCCCGTACTGAACAGCCAATTGCGGAAAAACAACATCCCTAAGCAGATAGCTGAAATCAAAAGCACACGAAGCGGTTTCATAACATCATTCCCGGCGAGCGCGTGATAGACGATCCATAAAAACAGGGTAAACACAGCAAGAGCTAAACTAACCACGACCAATACTCCGGCTGTCATCAGCAAGCTGCCACCATCCAGCATCGTTTCATTATGAAAACCCTTTTTAAACAGACTTTCAGGAATCTTCATCCCCCCAAAAACAACACAAGCAGAAAAGAAAATAGATGCGACTTGAAAAAACATGCTGATCGAAAGCTTACTGCCTAGGAGCATCGCTGCAGATTGCGGATTATGGATCCAGAGCAGCGTCTTCCCCTCAGAATGTAAACAGCTCAGAATGACAGAGAAAATGAAAAGAGGCTGCACCAGCATATTTAACCAAGTACAAAGATAAAAAAGACCAGCAACTTCCCAATACTTGGCCGCGAAAAAAGCAAGGCAGACAAAGCCAGCCTGTGCAACCAATAACCAAAGCAGGGTCGTTTTTCCGACCACCCACTCCTTTTGGACTAAACCTTTGAACGAATTCACGTTTCCAACTCCTTCACTACTGTTCTAGTTATATAGTACACTAGTAAACCAAATTATGTCAAAGCTATGATAAAATAGTAAATTATACTGTTATTTTCGCGAAAAATTAAATATAATAGAGTATGTAGCAACAAAAAGAGGAAGGAAGTAATCTATGAGACACGAAAAAAAGAAGAAAAAGAAACGGACTTGGCTAAAGGTAGTCGGGATAATTGTCCTACTTTTCATATTAGCAGGAGGCGCTTTTGCCTACTCCGTCTGGAATTCCCTAAATAACACCGTCGATTCCATGCATACGCCCATAGACCGTGACACAGATAAACGAACGAAGGAACTTGCCCTATCCGATCGGGAGCCCTTCTCGATGCTCATGCTTGGGGTCGATGAACGTGATGGCGACAAAGGCCGCTCGGATACGATGATCGTGTTGACCGTCAACCCACAGAAGAAGTCCGTGAAAATGCTCAGCATCCCACGTGATACACGGACCGAGATCGTCGGCCATGGCACACAGGATAAAATCAATCACGCCTTTGCATTCGGCGGAGCAAAAATGTCCATGGATACCGTTGAAAACTTCCTCGATATTCCGATCGATTATTATATGAAGATCAATATGGAGGGCTTCAAGGATATCGTCGATGCCGTCGGCGGCGTGACTGTGCAAAACGATTTGGACTTCTCTTATGACGGTTACCATTTCGCCAAGGGAAGCATCAGCCTGACTGGAAAAGAAGCGCTAGCCTATTCGCGTATGAGATATGACGATCCAAATGGTGATTTTGGCCGTCAATCGAGACAACGTGCCATCATTGAAGCCGTCATTAAAGAAGGCGCAAGCATCTCTTCCTTGACGAAATATGATGATGTCTTCGATGCCCTAAGCAAAAACATCCAGACGAATTTGACGTTCGATGACATGATGGATATCCAGAAGCATTACAGGGATGCAAGCAAAAGCATCACCCAATCGACGATTCCTGGCGATGGAAGGAAAATCGACGGAATCTACTATAATATCGTGTCCGATGAAGAAAAAGAAATGGTCCAATCCGAATTAAAGGAACAATTGGACATTAAATAAGCAAAAAAGTAAAGCTGCCAGAACCCGCATTCTGACAGCTTTTTCTTTTTATCCATCCAATATTCTGACAAAAAATGGACGTCAATTGTAGAGATTTGTTGGAATTTTTGTTGTTTATTAGACGGTAAAAGACGGTATAATCTAGTATGAGCCAATAAAAAACCAACTTCCCCCTGCCCCTTTCACCAAATGACTCTAGTAATCTCTGGACCCGGAACCCACCAACCGCCATTCATTGCCTACAATAAATCATCCTAAACAAAAGGAGTGTATCGTATGAAAATCAAAGCAGGCAGCTGGGCTATGCTAAGCAAACAGGACAAAATGTTCATTCTGAAGGCCATCAGTGATCGCTCGAGAATGAAATATGTTTCATGAGGATTGAATCCCTTCCTTCCCCATAAGCATCCCCTCTCTTTTTTCAATCTACAGCTCTGGTGCCCGAAAAAGGAGAGGAATTCCATTCACACCGCAAACGCCATTCGCCAAATCATAAAAAAAAGAAGCATGTTGTTGGACATGCTCCTTCCATGTATGGATCGGTTTCAGACATGATTTCTTCAAGTTCGACGTTTTCTCCAACGATTAAACATCAGAAAGCAAAAAAGGCCTAACAAGCCGCCAAACGTATCGAGCATCACATCCTGCAGCAACGGAGTACGGCCGCCCGTCAGCTTTTGGTGCAGCTCATCGGCACTCGCATAAAGCAGGACACAAACCAAAGCCCCTGAAAACGAAAGCACTGCATTCCTGACAAAATGCCGCCAAACACCCAACGTTAACAGCCCAAACACGAAAAAGATAAACAGATGGGCCCCCTTCCGAATGAAAAACTCCAGAAACCCACTCACCCCGGCCGCACGGGCACTCACTTCAGCCCCGCCATACATGAAGGAAATGCCCGCCAAGCGATCATACCAATACGGCGTATCGAACTGCGCAAAAAAAGGCGTAATCCTCTGCTCCTCATACGTCTGCGAGGAAAAAAAGAAAATCACCATCGCCCAAACAACGAGCAGGATGGGGAATATGTATTTTGGGATCATAAACGATCAGACTCCTCGATGATTGCGCTTAATTTTTCCTTAAGCTCCTCCACCAGCCCAGTCAGGGTAATATCCTCTCCCGACTCCCCTTTTGCAAACGTATCCTTTAAGATTTCAAAAAACTCCATATTAAGCTCCCACTCCAATGTAATCGAGCCGCCTTCTCCGACTGATTCCCAATTCCTAATATTGAAATATAAGGAATATAGCTCATTTATTTGATAATTACATAAATGGCGGGGATTGGCAAGTGGAAGTACTTCAAAGTACCTATCTTGAAATCATTTGAATTCCAAAGGGGCCTTATCAATTTTACCAAAACGATATAAAATATCTTGAACGATTCGATAAGATGCTTGGCCATCTCCATAAGGGTTTGCCGATTTAGCCATTTCATTGTATTTCCCTTCATTATTCAATAACTCATGTGCAGTCTGAAAGATAATATCTTCATCAGTGCCAACAAGCTTTAATGTTCCTGCTTCTACTCCTTCCGGCCTTTCTGTTGTATCTCTAAGAACCAGCACAGGAACACCTAATGATGGAGCTTCTTCTTGAACTCCACCAGAGTCAGTCAGAATGAGGTGTGAACGTGAAGCAAAGTTATGGAAGTCTATTACTCCTAACGGCTCGATCAGATGAATCCTTTTATGATTGCCCAATACTTCTTTGGCCATTTCTCTTACAGCAGGATTGCGATGAACAGGATAGACCACTTGCACATTACTGTTTTCTTCTAAAAGACGTTTAATGGCCTTAAACATGTTTCTCATAGGTTCACCAAGATTTTCCCGTCTATGAGCAGTCAGCAATATCATTTTATCTAAGCCGATTTCTTCGATAAGGTCATGCTTATATGAATCTGATACAGTAGTTTTTAAAGCATCGATAGCCGTATTGCCTGTTACAATGATCGCTTCTTGTTTTTTATTTTCTTGTATAAGATTTTCTTTCGACTGTACTGTTGGGGAAAAATGCAGATCCGCTATTACTCCTGTTAATTGCCTATTCACTTCCTCGGGGAATGGTGAGTACTTATTCCATGTCCTTAAACCAGCTTCAACATGACCAACTGCTATTTGGTTATAAAACGCAGCAAGACTTGCTACAAAAGTGGTTGAAGTATCTCCGTGAACGAGAACCAAGTCTGGCTGCACTTCTTTCATTATTTTTTCTAAGCCAGATAAAGCATCTATCGTGATTCCTGCCAAAGTTTGACGTTCTTTCATGATATTCAAGTCATGATCCGGGGTTATATTGAATACCTCCAAAACTTGATCTAACATTTCCCTATGCTGTGCTGTCACAGTAACGATGGATTCAATAGTATCGGAATGTTTCTTTAATTCCAATACTAGGGGAGCCATTTTAATGGCTTCAGGTCTTGTTCCAAAAATGGTCATTATTTTAATTTTACTTTTCATGCTTATCTCCTTCATTTAAAATATAAATCACGCTAGCCCCTTATCCTGCTCCGATTGTGGCTGATGGGAGGATCGTCCGCTGGTTTTGGCTTTTCCTTTGTGACGGATGGTTCATATGCACCTTGCTATGTTTATTCCGCTAGCTCTTGTTCAATAATTTCAAATCTAGTACTCCAATCATTCCTTTTAGCAAAGGACTTTAATGAACTCTTATCGAATTTTGTTGTTAGCATCGTCTTTAATTTCCCCAAAAACTCTACCTTATTTATAGCAATTTCGAATGGGCCATCAATATGATTTATTTCATTAAAACTAGTAGTCAAGGTCGGGGTACCCGCTGCCAAATACTCAAATAACTTAACGGGATTGATCGCGTTCGTTAATTTATTCACTTTAAAAGGGATGATGGCTATGTCACTAAAAAATAAAAAATGTGGTAGACTATTATATTTTTTAGGACCAATAATGTGTACGTTGTTAAACCTTTCAAGCCCTGTTAATCCACCATGATCCGGTCCAATGAAAAAAAACTGAACCTCACTTAGATGACTAACTACAAATTCGATCAATTCCTTATCCAGCCATTCACCTATGGCTCCAATGTATATACATATTTTACTGTTTTGATGTTCCTTGAATTCCGAAGGCAATACATAAGTTTCTTTTTGAAAATCTTCAAAGTTTACAGCATTGGGCAGATAAATAACATCACTTCTAATTTCCCTCACTCTATTTTCCAATAACTTGGCAGTCGAAAAAACGATATCACTTTCATTGATCAATCTCTTCTCAAAGTTTTCAAGCGTTTTAAAGTAACCTTTAAAACCTGTTTGTTCATCTGCTACTCGATGAACAAGCTTTTTATAAGTAAGGAATTCTTTTATATAATAAGATTTAATATTCGAAAGCCATAATACATCAACGTCTCCAAAACCGATTTTCATTAATTCTTTCTTTAAATTTGGTATAGCCGTATACAAGTACTTTTTTCCTATTACCGATGTATTGAATATTGGCATTTTTATAAATGGAATCAAAGTAAATGGGGCATACCCATATATATTTTTGCTCAATTCAACTCTCTTAGATGAGTTAAGTTTCCTTCTTTGGTTTACCAACGCTTTATCATTAACATAGTGAGCAATGCTATACGCTGGAGATAGCCACAAAACCTCATACCCATTTTTTGCGAATAATTCAGCGTAATGGTGAGCACCAATTTTTACAGTGCTATTAAACTCCTGACTTTCAACCATTACTATCTTTTTCAATTTTTTACCCCCTTTTGTTACAACCACCAAAAAATTGAACACAAACCGTTTGCACAAACTGCCAAACTATTTTTTTAAATTCTTGTAATTAATAAAAAATATGACCATTAAGAGAAAAATCCCTATACCTATTTGTATCGGATTCGTTTTAGTAAGCGTAGAAATTAATGCAAAAAACGTTAAGGAAAAAATTTCAAAATAAAGCTTTTTATAATTAATATTAAAAGAAAAATTCTTCACACCAAAATTAGTTCGTAAAATTAAGAAGAACACATAAGAAACCCCAGTTGAAATTGCCGCTCCCTTAGCTCCCAAATAGGGAACTAATCCAAGGTTCCCTATTATGCTTACCAAACATACCAATACGGAAATCAAAATATGATATTTAGGTTTTTTATTGAAATTTATGCCAACAACCGAAATCTCGGAAATGGTATACATAACCGGAACTAAGACTAACATTGGAAATATGTATACGGCTTCCATATATTGTTCTCCAAACATTATCTTCAACAAATCTTTGGAAAATATCAAAATAAAGCCTATAGCAGTCATGGCAAAAGAAACCAGGCTAAACATCCTCGAAAAGAACTGTCTATCTTGATTATTTTCTTGGTATTTTTGATTACTTAGTGGAACCCAAAAGGTTGTAAAACTAATTTGAATGATCGTTAAAATCGCGACTAGCTTAAACGCAGCGGCATATAATCCAAGCTCTCTATAATCCCCTAATGCTTTAATGAAAAATCGGTCGGTATATTGGAAAACCCATGTCATGATCATTGTTATGGCTAATGGAAAGCCATAGCTGATCAATTGCCTATAGTTATAGGTTTTCTTGTTTCCAGGATCACCTTTACTTAATTTCCAATTTTCTTTCGTAAGAATAATGGCGATGAGTGATACTGCAAGACAAGTAACTATCATTGAAATTATGGGAATATAATATTCTTTTATATTGAAATAACTATAATATATAAGGAGCAGGATACCGAAATCCAATAATTTTGTTGTGACCTGGAGAACGGAATATAAGCCACCCCGTTGCTCCATCCTAACAACCAATAGGGAAAATCTATTGAAGATACTCATCACTAATCCTATTAATAATAAGATGATTAAATTAAAATCATTACTATCAAAAAGGAAAAACACAGCATACTCACGAAAGATTAAAATGATCAATGCAATTGCTATGAGCATGAAGAAGGAAATCCTCAAACAATAAAATAATAAATTCTTCCTTAATCCTTTATCCACTTCATAATAAAATCTCCCATAACTTTGATCCGTACCAAGCATTGAAATCATTAATAATAGATTAAGTATGATGGTGAAAAGTGAAAAAACTCCAAAGTCCTCAGGGGAAATGATTCTTGTAATGATCGGTGTACTAATTAAAGCTATTAATAAGCTCACCCAATTTCCTATGGAAAAAGAAAGGAATTTTTTCATTAAAGAATGACTAAACATTTTTCGCATCAGAAATTAACTCCAGCTCTTTTGATGTAACTAATTCTGGTCTGCACTTTTCCTGTATGGACATTGACGCATGTTTAGAAAGGAATGCAAATTCAGAAGGATTCTCATATAAATGTTTAATGGAGGAAGCAATTTCTTTAGCTCCGCCAGTAAGAATCCCTGTTTTTTCATGTACCACATACTCAGGAATGGCCGTGTTATTGGAGGTGATGGGAACCAATCCACTTGACATTGCTTCACACATCGAGACTCCTTGGGCATCCTGTCTTGTTGGACAAAGAAAGATCCCATGTTCTTTATGTACGTTAGCCATTTCCTGTTGATTTAAAAAATTCCTGTGCAGCTTTACATTCTTGAATTTTTCCAGTGGTTCCGTTAATGGATCAAAATACTTTCCTTCCCCGTAGATGGTAAACTCCAATTCATTAAACATAGATTCTTCACTTAATTGCAGAATGGCATCGATAGCGATATCATTGGCATATTTTTTAGAAGAGAAAGGCCTGATCATCAATATTTTTCTCCTTAATTCCTGACCTTTCTCTAAATATGGAAACAATTGATTGTCTATAGGGTTAGGTATAATATCAAATCGTTTGATCTTAGTGCCCGTGTCACATTCTAAAATATCTTTCATCCACTCAGATACAAATATGAAGGACGTATTCTTATTTGAATGGTTGATGAATTTCCTGAAATTCCACATTTGTCTCATGTTTATCAACGCGTATTTTGGAAATTCTCTCCAGTCGAAATTAAATAACCTTCTGTACCATCCAAGCGCC
This genomic stretch from Peribacillus muralis harbors:
- a CDS encoding replication-associated recombination protein A → MNIKPLAYRMRPRSIDEIIGQEHLVGEGKIIARMVKAKQLSSMILYGPPGIGKTSIASAIAGSTKFAFRTLNAVTNNKKDMEIVAAEAKMSGKVILLLDEVHRLDKAKQDFLLPYLENGMITLIGATTSNPYHAINPAIRSRCQIFELKSLETVDIIKALERALHDEERGLGTYKTNVDLEALTHFATASNGDVRSALNALELAVISTEPDEEGTIQIDVQIAEECMQKKSFSHDKDGDAHYDVLSAFQKSIRGSDANAALHYLGRLVEAGDLVSIARRMVVIAYEDIGLANPQAGPRALAAVEAAERLGFPEARIPLANSVIELCLSPKSNTAITAIDAALSDIRSGHSGDVPDHLKDAHYKGAADLGRGINYLYPHDYENGWVKQQYLPNKLLRKKYYKPKKSGKFEQALATVYENIEKKK
- a CDS encoding ABC transporter ATP-binding protein, producing MTVELHKVSKKYRSIAALEDISLTFEAGRIYGVLGANGSGKSTLLKLVAGLVKPELGQVLVDGVAVDRRIASEVSYLTELDFFYPNFTAGRYIDFHASQFADFNREKAIEMLAFMKLDAEKKVVAMSKGNRGKLKLLLALSREAPIVLLDEPFSGLDVMVRESIVRSLLSYVDLDKQLVIMATHEIEEIENILDEVIIIKEGKVIVKEGAEALRESRGKSIIGWLKENHG
- a CDS encoding GntR family transcriptional regulator — translated: MSADFHASRPIYLQVADRICHSIARGDMKGGEKLPSVREMAVEMGVNPNTIQRTYAEIERDGFVETRRGQGTFVKNDSALISSLRTRIQAEITETFVQNMKGIGMSNQEMVAAVQQFLKKQEDEK
- the tagU gene encoding polyisoprenyl-teichoic acid--peptidoglycan teichoic acid transferase TagU; translation: MRHEKKKKKKRTWLKVVGIIVLLFILAGGAFAYSVWNSLNNTVDSMHTPIDRDTDKRTKELALSDREPFSMLMLGVDERDGDKGRSDTMIVLTVNPQKKSVKMLSIPRDTRTEIVGHGTQDKINHAFAFGGAKMSMDTVENFLDIPIDYYMKINMEGFKDIVDAVGGVTVQNDLDFSYDGYHFAKGSISLTGKEALAYSRMRYDDPNGDFGRQSRQRAIIEAVIKEGASISSLTKYDDVFDALSKNIQTNLTFDDMMDIQKHYRDASKSITQSTIPGDGRKIDGIYYNIVSDEEKEMVQSELKEQLDIK
- a CDS encoding VanZ family protein; protein product: MIPKYIFPILLVVWAMVIFFFSSQTYEEQRITPFFAQFDTPYWYDRLAGISFMYGGAEVSARAAGVSGFLEFFIRKGAHLFIFFVFGLLTLGVWRHFVRNAVLSFSGALVCVLLYASADELHQKLTGGRTPLLQDVMLDTFGGLLGLFCFLMFNRWRKRRT
- the wecB gene encoding non-hydrolyzing UDP-N-acetylglucosamine 2-epimerase — encoded protein: MKSKIKIMTIFGTRPEAIKMAPLVLELKKHSDTIESIVTVTAQHREMLDQVLEVFNITPDHDLNIMKERQTLAGITIDALSGLEKIMKEVQPDLVLVHGDTSTTFVASLAAFYNQIAVGHVEAGLRTWNKYSPFPEEVNRQLTGVIADLHFSPTVQSKENLIQENKKQEAIIVTGNTAIDALKTTVSDSYKHDLIEEIGLDKMILLTAHRRENLGEPMRNMFKAIKRLLEENSNVQVVYPVHRNPAVREMAKEVLGNHKRIHLIEPLGVIDFHNFASRSHLILTDSGGVQEEAPSLGVPVLVLRDTTERPEGVEAGTLKLVGTDEDIIFQTAHELLNNEGKYNEMAKSANPYGDGQASYRIVQDILYRFGKIDKAPLEFK
- a CDS encoding GumK N-terminal domain-containing glycosyltransferase, whose protein sequence is MKKIVMVESQEFNSTVKIGAHHYAELFAKNGYEVLWLSPAYSIAHYVNDKALVNQRRKLNSSKRVELSKNIYGYAPFTLIPFIKMPIFNTSVIGKKYLYTAIPNLKKELMKIGFGDVDVLWLSNIKSYYIKEFLTYKKLVHRVADEQTGFKGYFKTLENFEKRLINESDIVFSTAKLLENRVREIRSDVIYLPNAVNFEDFQKETYVLPSEFKEHQNSKICIYIGAIGEWLDKELIEFVVSHLSEVQFFFIGPDHGGLTGLERFNNVHIIGPKKYNSLPHFLFFSDIAIIPFKVNKLTNAINPVKLFEYLAAGTPTLTTSFNEINHIDGPFEIAINKVEFLGKLKTMLTTKFDKSSLKSFAKRNDWSTRFEIIEQELAE